The following proteins are encoded in a genomic region of Amycolatopsis sulphurea:
- a CDS encoding roadblock/LC7 domain-containing protein, with product MNEYGTAKPDLNWLLDDVVTRVVGAQNAIVLSADGLLLGRSAGMSKDDSDQLSAIASSLQSLAKGVSRQFHRGPVLQNMIEMERGYLFVSAAGQGACLAVLAGADVDVEMIAYEMNRLVKRVGDYLASAPREAANLLREAT from the coding sequence ATGAACGAGTACGGGACCGCCAAACCCGATCTCAACTGGCTCCTCGACGATGTCGTCACCCGTGTCGTCGGCGCGCAGAACGCCATCGTGCTCTCCGCCGACGGACTGCTGCTCGGCCGCTCGGCCGGGATGAGCAAGGACGACTCCGACCAGCTCTCCGCCATCGCGTCCAGCCTGCAGAGCCTCGCCAAGGGCGTGAGCCGCCAGTTCCACCGGGGTCCGGTGCTGCAGAACATGATCGAAATGGAGCGCGGCTACCTGTTCGTCTCGGCCGCGGGCCAGGGTGCCTGCCTGGCCGTGCTGGCCGGCGCCGATGTGGACGTCGAGATGATCGCCTACGAGATGAACCGGCTGGTCAAACGGGTCGGCGATTACCTCGCCTCGGCCCCGCGCGAGGCCGCGAATCTCCTCCGGGAGGCTACGTGA
- a CDS encoding DUF742 domain-containing protein produces MSEDNWYDEAAGPLVRPYTITSGRTPSGHAPLDVSTQVMSLRTDSPPRGLAPEHLTIVQLCRRPLSIAEIAAYVKLPLGVVRVLCADLIDRGLVITRAPSHQPAQAPDHETLQAVLDGLIKL; encoded by the coding sequence GTGAGCGAGGACAACTGGTACGACGAGGCGGCCGGGCCGCTGGTCCGGCCGTACACCATCACCAGCGGCCGGACCCCGTCCGGGCACGCCCCGCTCGACGTCTCGACCCAGGTGATGAGCCTGCGCACGGATTCCCCGCCGCGCGGGCTCGCCCCGGAGCACCTGACCATCGTGCAGCTGTGCCGCCGGCCGCTGTCGATCGCCGAGATCGCCGCGTACGTGAAGTTGCCACTCGGCGTCGTCCGCGTACTGTGCGCTGATCTGATCGACCGGGGGCTCGTGATCACCCGAGCCCCGTCCCACCAGCCGGCCCAGGCGCCGGACCACGAAACCCTCCAGGCGGTTCTCGATGGCCTCATCAAGCTCTGA
- a CDS encoding GTP-binding protein, whose amino-acid sequence MVPTPVKIIIAGGFGAGKTTMVGSVSEIPPLSTEEVLTEASTGVDDLAGVEQKKTTTVALDFGRITISPRHVLYLFGTPGQERFWFMWDDLTRGAIGTIVLVDTRRLETSFAAIDYFERRKIPFVVAVNCFEHAPRYTAEEVREALVVPDHVPIVMCDARQRDSSKIALIRLVKHAMTVVPQHA is encoded by the coding sequence ATGGTCCCGACCCCGGTCAAGATCATCATCGCCGGGGGGTTCGGCGCCGGGAAGACCACCATGGTCGGCTCGGTCAGCGAAATCCCGCCCCTGTCCACCGAAGAGGTGCTGACCGAGGCGAGCACGGGTGTCGACGACCTGGCCGGCGTCGAGCAGAAGAAGACCACCACGGTCGCGCTCGACTTCGGCCGGATCACCATCTCCCCGCGGCACGTGCTGTACCTGTTCGGCACCCCGGGGCAGGAACGCTTCTGGTTCATGTGGGACGACCTGACCCGCGGCGCGATCGGCACCATCGTGCTGGTCGACACGCGCCGGCTGGAGACCAGCTTCGCCGCGATCGACTACTTCGAGCGCCGCAAGATCCCGTTCGTCGTCGCGGTGAACTGCTTCGAACACGCCCCGCGCTACACCGCCGAGGAGGTCCGCGAGGCGCTCGTCGTCCCGGACCACGTGCCGATCGTGATGTGCGACGCCCGGCAGCGTGACTCCAGCAAGATCGCCCTGATCCGGCTCGTGAAACACGCGATGACCGTCGTCCCCCAGCACGCCTGA